One Triticum dicoccoides isolate Atlit2015 ecotype Zavitan chromosome 4B, WEW_v2.0, whole genome shotgun sequence genomic window carries:
- the LOC119293909 gene encoding protein transport protein SEC31 homolog A-like, translating into MAAQGRGDAGRRASRVDVLQLLRPSGEHPLAYPLQVDCLVGAPGLRRLAWSAPPTGYEPGFTFADQELYQAGLLAGGFDDGTVRIWNPEPALLWDLNQGVAEKPKPVLKMDDNPALALVYEKDLPQTVSGMNDTIGKIEWASRNTKWKKTGSNVRDTNAEWYICPKEVHYQVTNEMDLLTESHDLEGPVLGLSFSDIKPHLIATGASDETITIHDLSYPIKLSNLTLELKDAGSSEVETEITSLKWNKIYPCILASTTNKGSTKFWDIRAKKSLKTCKAGKAKMCSDLEFSLRNPMHAAVSTVDNGASAAVTIWDMRKLIVPYYQYNVGAPGVISLSWNHLGQLLASHVDGSISCYDVYDRKMVEGGSSYAHADLGVTWTHSENVVAALSSKKGVRLYQH; encoded by the exons ATGGCGGCGCAGGGCCGCGGTGACGCCGGGAGACGGGCGTCGCGCGTGGATGTGCTTCAGCTCCTCCGGCCCAGCGGCGAGCACCCCCTTGCATACCCGCTGCAGGTGGATTGCCTGGTCGGAGCACCAGGGCTGCGCAGGCTGGCGTGGTCCGCGCCGCCGACGGGCTACGAGCCTGGATTCACATTCGCCGATCAGGAGCTATACCAggccggcctcctcgccggcggtttcGATGACGGCACCGTCCGTATCTGGAATCCCGAGCCCGCACTGCT TTGGGATCTTAATCAGGGCGTTGCAGAAAAGCCAAAGCCTGTGCTGAAAATGGACGACAACCCTGCATTGGCGCTGGTTTACGAAAAAGATCT CCCACAAACTGTCTCAGGTATGAACGACACAATTGGCAAAATCGAATGGGCATCGAGAAACACGAAGTGGAAG AAAACTGGGTCAAATGTTCGTGATACAAACGCAGAGTGGTACATCTGTCCCAAGGAGGTGCATTATCAAGTGACAAACGAAATGGATCTGCTGACGGAATCTCATGATTTGGAAGGCCCG GTTCTGGGTTTATCTTTCAGTGACATCAAACCTCACCTGATTGCTACTGGTGCTTCGGACGAGACCATTACTATCCACGATTTAAGCTATCCGATTAAGCTATCAAACCTGACACTTGAG TTGAAAGATGCTGGATCATCGGAGGTGGAGACTGAGATCACATCCCTGAAATGGAACAAGATTTATCCATGCATTCTTGCCTCCACGACTAATAAAGGAAGCACAA AGTTTTGGGATATTAGAGCCAAAAAGTCGCTGAAGACATGCAAAGCCGGAAAAGCGAAGATGTGCTCAGATCTTGAATTCAGTCTGAGGAATCCCATGCACGCAGCTGTTTCAACAGTTGATAATGGTGCCTCAGCAGCAGTTACG ATCTGGGATATGAGAAAACTCATTGTTCCATATTATCAGTACAACGTTGGTGCTCCAGGGGTAATCTCATTGTCTTGGAATCACTTAGGCCAGCTCCTCGCTTCACATGTTGATGGCTCGATAAGTTGCTATGACGTCTACGACAGGAAG ATGGTGGAAGGGGGCAGTAGCTATGCTCACGCTGATCTTGGAGTGACCTGGACTCACTCTGAAAATGTAGTCGCGGCACTCTCTTCCAAGAAAGGAGTTAGGCTATATCAGCAC TGA